From one Streptobacillus felis genomic stretch:
- a CDS encoding helix-turn-helix domain-containing protein, whose protein sequence is MSIDKKLKSERKRLKLTMERLAELSGINVSKIKAYENGYTKNIPLENLTILSKIFGKDINYFLLDDNNTEKDDTNPILDSILTINEALLSKITLMSEKDIKRYLKHVEKFLKDKI, encoded by the coding sequence ATGTCTATAGATAAAAAATTGAAAAGTGAAAGAAAAAGATTAAAATTAACTATGGAAAGATTAGCAGAATTATCTGGAATAAATGTGTCAAAAATAAAAGCATATGAAAATGGATATACAAAAAATATTCCACTTGAAAATTTAACAATTCTTTCAAAAATATTTGGAAAAGATATAAACTATTTTTTACTAGATGATAATAATACTGAAAAGGATGATACAAACCCTATTTTAGATTCTATTTTAACAATAAATGAAGCATTATTATCTAAAATTACTTTGATGTCTGAAAAAGACATAAAAAGATATTTAAAGCATGTAGAAAAATTTTTAAAAGACAAAATTTAA
- a CDS encoding tyrosine-type recombinase/integrase, with the protein MRKPNGTGSIYKIKNRPLRKPFIVRGPAYINSKGKFTRKVIGSAKTLKEAETILRDFNLKKYNLENSELTLSDMLELWKNSKHAKNIKTEKTVEDYIRAFTIIFEPILTELFIFLKYKDYQILLDEHPVSTTKRALIVLKNIYLDAIKNEITTNNIAALLSRSDNQIRVIDRCVYSNEFVQKLWNIYKKKTNKYAAMILILFYTGMRTIDLIRIKNKNIFLKEKYLITGSKTEAGLNRKIPIHDKILPIIKENMNKGEHLFKNLKYGTIHVNFKKMHGEEDFVSNLHSIRHTFITKMRKLNVSVSKIKNIVGHEETNVTDGVYTHWDIEDLLEVINLLEY; encoded by the coding sequence ATGAGAAAACCAAACGGAACAGGATCAATTTATAAAATTAAAAATAGACCACTAAGAAAACCATTTATAGTTAGAGGACCAGCATACATTAATTCTAAAGGAAAATTTACTAGAAAAGTCATAGGTTCAGCTAAAACTCTAAAAGAAGCAGAGACAATTTTAAGAGATTTTAATCTAAAAAAATATAATTTAGAAAATTCTGAACTTACTTTATCAGACATGTTAGAATTATGGAAAAATTCTAAACATGCTAAAAATATAAAAACTGAAAAAACAGTTGAAGATTATATAAGGGCTTTTACCATTATATTTGAACCAATACTTACAGAACTTTTTATATTTTTGAAATATAAAGATTATCAAATCTTATTAGATGAACATCCAGTTTCAACTACTAAAAGGGCATTAATAGTATTAAAAAACATTTATTTAGATGCAATAAAAAACGAAATAACAACCAATAATATAGCAGCTCTTTTAAGTAGATCAGATAACCAAATTAGAGTAATAGATAGATGTGTTTATTCTAATGAATTTGTTCAGAAATTATGGAATATTTATAAAAAGAAAACTAATAAATATGCTGCAATGATTCTAATATTATTCTATACTGGAATGAGAACCATTGATTTAATCCGTATTAAAAATAAAAATATATTTTTAAAAGAAAAATATTTAATTACTGGATCAAAGACTGAGGCAGGTTTAAATAGAAAAATACCAATTCACGATAAAATTTTGCCAATAATAAAAGAAAATATGAACAAAGGCGAACATTTATTCAAGAATCTTAAATACGGAACAATACATGTTAATTTCAAAAAAATGCATGGAGAAGAAGATTTTGTATCAAATCTTCACTCAATTAGACATACTTTTATTACTAAAATGAGAAAGCTAAATGTAAGTGTTTCCAAAATAAAAAACATTGTCGGTCATGAAGAAACAAATGTAACTGATGGAGTATATACACACTGGGATATTGAAGATCTTTTAGAGGTGATTAATTTATTAGAGTACTAA